The following proteins come from a genomic window of Denticeps clupeoides unplaced genomic scaffold, fDenClu1.1, whole genome shotgun sequence:
- the LOC114772544 gene encoding uncharacterized protein LOC114772544, whose translation MVAYRAVNGTAPSYINTIPGYTPACPLISANEMRLKIPSSRGLRFQLTLFSFVVPGWWNNLPSSIRLAETTTTFKKQHVLLWPGVFEDERLAAFCLVLPAHRPGTPPRTTQHTDAALLHSVQPPVYVTAYYPIPPMTTRWSRSTRSTVMEAPTQARNQISVIMKMNMKMTFDVPLRHQGTRHSDGSLLHPAWLYIPPPDCEIQNARKKV comes from the exons atggttgcctacagggctgtaaatggaactgcaccctcctacatcaatacaatacctGGCTACACTCCGGCATGCCCTCTcatatctgcaaatgaaatgagactgaaaattccctcttcacggggtctccgattccaattaactctgttctcctttgttgtccctggctggtggaacaacctgccctcctccattcgactagccgagactaccaccacctttaagaagcag CATGTCCTCCTGTGGCCTGGAGTGTTTGAGGACGAGCGACTTGCAGCTTTCTGCCTCGTCTTACCAGCGCACCGGCCTGGCACCCCACCGCGGACGACTCAACATacag ATGCAGCTCTGCTACACTCTGTACAGCCCCCAGTGTATGTTACAGCGTATTATCCAATCCCACCCATGACCACCAGGTGGAGTAGAAGCACTAGAAGCACAGTAATGGAGGCTCCCACgcaggcccgtaatcag atatcagtgataatgaagatgaatatGAAGATGACATTCGACGTTCCTCTCAGACACCAGGGAACACGTCACTCAGATGGCTCTCTACTGCATCCTGCATGGCTatacatccctccaccagattgtgaaattcaaaatgccaggaagaaagtatga